ATATGGAGCTTAATCCATTCTCATCTTCCATTTTTCTATTCTGTAATCGGGAAAGGAAGATCCTGAAAGCCCTTTACTGGGATAACAATGGATTCTGTTTATGGCAGAAGAAGATAGAGAAAGAGACTTTTCCCTGGCCAAAGGATGAAGCCGAGGCTCAGAATATTACTTATGAACAACTGAAGCTTCTGTTATCAGGAATCGATTTCTGGAAGGCTCATAAAACACTGAACTACTGTGAAGTATTATAATTCCCGGGAATACCATAGACTCCTTATCAGATGTCAGAATCAGGATTGCCCGAGAGCCCAGAAGAACTAAAGAAACTCATTGAGGAACTCCAAGAGCAGAACAATACTCTTCTGACAGATAACAATACTCTTCTGAATAAGAATGAACGACTCAAGGAACGAGTTAAACTTCTGGAGGATCATATTTTTGCGAGAAGAAGTGAAAAATGGACTGTCCTTGATAAACATCAGATGTACCTCTTTGATGAGGCCGAGGCAGTCATCTCTGAAGACCCTTCTGAATCTGGAGAATCTGATGAATCAGATGCACAAAAAGGGAAATCGAAGAAAAAAGGCCGAAAACCCATATCGGCAGATATTCCCAGAGAAAAAGTGCTGTATAGTCTAAGTATTGGAGAGAGAA
This genomic window from Oceanispirochaeta sp. M1 contains:
- a CDS encoding transposase → MSESGLPESPEELKKLIEELQEQNNTLLTDNNTLLNKNERLKERVKLLEDHIFARRSEKWTVLDKHQMYLFDEAEAVISEDPSESGESDESDAQKGKSKKKGRKPISADIPREKVLYSLSIGERTCPCCGKLRPIIGYETSEELEYIPAQIKVKVHEREKCGPCNCGDFEDSEEAPIITAKAPPRIMPGSIASASLLAFIITGKYCDSLPFYRHERIFKRLGVDISRTNMCNWTIKTALKCSDLID
- the tnpB gene encoding IS66 family insertion sequence element accessory protein TnpB (TnpB, as the term is used for proteins encoded by IS66 family insertion elements, is considered an accessory protein, since TnpC, encoded by a neighboring gene, is a DDE family transposase.), which encodes MELNPFSSSIFLFCNRERKILKALYWDNNGFCLWQKKIEKETFPWPKDEAEAQNITYEQLKLLLSGIDFWKAHKTLNYCEVL